A genomic window from Pelagicoccus albus includes:
- a CDS encoding mechanosensitive ion channel family protein, with translation MKDWFLNLIEGNSNEVIKAGVTVLVIILTYVTVRLFRRYISLTGEKHHFAEQRTAGISKGGQTLIYIVSVGVISNVLGFGIQGIFLATSSFFALVGVAFFANWSILSNVTASVLLYFTFPYRIGDRLSVENEPKYNGILKDVTIMYLKIKTDGGSYVTLPSNVAIQKIITIQSEADYQREKEEADAKKIER, from the coding sequence ATGAAAGATTGGTTTCTCAATTTGATCGAAGGCAACAGCAACGAAGTCATCAAAGCAGGCGTAACTGTGCTGGTGATCATCTTGACCTATGTCACCGTACGTCTCTTTCGCCGCTATATCTCCCTCACCGGTGAAAAACATCACTTCGCGGAGCAGCGTACCGCGGGGATATCCAAGGGTGGCCAAACCTTGATCTATATAGTTTCAGTCGGGGTCATTTCCAACGTACTGGGATTCGGAATACAGGGTATCTTCCTCGCCACCAGCTCGTTCTTTGCCTTGGTCGGGGTCGCGTTTTTCGCCAACTGGTCGATTCTGAGCAACGTAACCGCCAGCGTCCTACTATACTTTACCTTCCCCTACCGCATCGGGGACCGCTTGTCCGTGGAGAATGAGCCTAAGTACAATGGCATCTTAAAGGACGTCACCATAATGTACCTGAAAATCAAGACAGACGGCGGGTCCTATGTCACCCTGCCCTCCAACGTAGCCATCCAGAAGATTATCACCATCCAAAGCGAAGCGGATTACCAAAGGGAGAAAGAGGAGGCGGATGCCAAAAAAATCGAACGCTGA
- a CDS encoding translocation/assembly module TamB domain-containing protein gives MTNSPPKKQKKPRFKKTKRVAIALLAVFVLTVLSFPLWSPWIAKPLAAMAGVNMDSVDALSWDRWQISRLEYAQENLTATAESIELPSPTKLVFSHFSSKPATQNLAVQNWKLDITTAPAPEEKQATEPLTPHAIFKLVNDSLAQLGNYLASVEVSEGIVVVDGVETASIEDVQLSPLALAVKAGYMPQSLEAELKLTFESEQSWDLEVMVPTYELSLESTLTSTTETTEIGGTLLSSGNRVELEAAWADDFIPKTASVRSSGFGLDQRYPFMANLEKVPAVQLNVLANWASEAFDYQLEAFDASEQSEEANIFLAGKGSQKLVQIETAKVNLPWLLVENDKPIELDFSLENPLEAAMLEAKLDLAKVPYIEAGGKVEATLTTKTSSSGTPIISAKLAGANVSLWDTALATLEANLDLDGKQASIHSFAIVSEKGSELSLRGGYNIETQELAPSTLHLKVLNESQRLRDLLPEFDWQAIDGDLEVSGPATDPQFAGSLQLDSVKFPQTQMLSLDAQVNGRLSSLTAELAARTELEKLNLALAVERGSEAMKLTLNQLALALIDGAPILTLDQPATVEMDNETGDATLANIALDGSNGEQLQLSSFLLSSASFDIQATASNFRTDIFNNWLATPVPNFSIQELDTDIHLTEDASEIKTSGSAAWAITDTSTIGLNWTANSNPESRNNINIDHLEIGADSKHILVAEGQFPISIYWAQKAIKTEILHDAPVAFSLESSPHPDFWNSLAKVVPVALKKPVIRANLEGTLDNPTGHINLQLASLDWTHPTEPSRSLSLRDFKTTLDADSDGIEISQLEAHFGNNIITANATLPLGDTTLLQAAQNATALDLAPLTGHARIELVEFAALKAWLPPIIRQEGKAIVDANFENGKISAVAEIENLATRPAPPLSAMSKISGRVRYEEGIVTVEKLTGTAEKSPFSLAGTADINDIERPRLDLKFTSKEFPMLRDDGLVMSGDIDVAVVSPDKAPPQIKGSVMLTKGLFLVEPNLIASSAKTVSTRPPYFAVEQEPFKDWGLNLTIRGDEFLRVSNSFFEGTLSADFVLEGSLGTPLLIGKAETNSGRVIFPASSLNLKNGQALITRDRPSELQLEAIAEGRLFAYDVSLDVSGTVDDIELVITSNPALTQVDALLLLTTGTVPDSSGSLAQNSASSLGMFIGKGLFRKLTGGNSDSASKLNVEVGQEISHQGKKTINATYQLSETLEVEGEYDKRDEFNGNLKWTFFRR, from the coding sequence ATGACGAACTCGCCTCCCAAGAAACAAAAAAAGCCCAGATTTAAGAAAACAAAACGAGTCGCGATCGCTTTGCTAGCGGTCTTTGTTCTCACGGTCCTCTCCTTCCCCCTCTGGTCTCCCTGGATCGCCAAGCCGCTGGCCGCCATGGCCGGCGTAAACATGGATTCGGTGGACGCCCTCTCGTGGGATCGCTGGCAAATCAGCCGGCTAGAGTACGCACAAGAGAACCTCACTGCCACGGCCGAATCAATCGAGCTCCCGTCTCCGACCAAGCTGGTCTTCTCCCACTTTTCTTCGAAGCCCGCTACCCAAAATCTCGCAGTCCAGAACTGGAAACTGGACATTACCACCGCTCCGGCTCCCGAAGAAAAGCAGGCAACTGAACCGCTGACTCCTCACGCGATCTTCAAGCTCGTGAACGATAGCCTCGCCCAATTGGGCAACTACCTCGCGTCCGTCGAAGTTTCCGAAGGAATCGTAGTGGTGGACGGGGTCGAAACCGCTTCAATCGAAGACGTACAACTAAGCCCCCTAGCTCTCGCGGTGAAGGCAGGCTACATGCCGCAAAGTCTGGAAGCCGAACTGAAGTTGACGTTTGAGAGCGAGCAGAGCTGGGACCTCGAGGTCATGGTCCCGACTTACGAACTGAGCTTGGAGTCCACACTCACCTCCACCACGGAAACCACTGAAATCGGCGGCACCCTGCTGAGTTCGGGAAACAGAGTCGAACTCGAAGCCGCATGGGCCGATGACTTTATCCCGAAAACAGCCAGCGTTAGGTCCTCAGGCTTCGGACTCGACCAACGCTACCCATTTATGGCGAACCTCGAGAAGGTACCAGCCGTCCAGCTAAACGTGCTAGCCAACTGGGCAAGCGAGGCCTTCGACTATCAGCTTGAGGCTTTCGACGCATCCGAACAAAGCGAAGAAGCCAATATATTCCTCGCCGGAAAAGGTTCTCAGAAGCTAGTCCAGATCGAAACCGCGAAGGTCAACCTACCGTGGCTTCTCGTCGAAAACGACAAACCTATCGAGTTGGACTTCTCCCTAGAGAATCCCCTCGAAGCGGCCATGCTCGAAGCCAAACTCGACCTCGCCAAGGTTCCCTACATCGAAGCCGGCGGCAAAGTTGAAGCCACTCTAACGACTAAGACTTCAAGCTCCGGTACCCCCATTATCAGCGCCAAGCTCGCCGGAGCGAACGTGAGCCTGTGGGATACCGCACTCGCCACCTTGGAAGCCAATCTCGACCTTGACGGAAAACAGGCATCGATCCACTCGTTCGCCATCGTCTCCGAGAAGGGGTCTGAGTTGTCTTTAAGAGGCGGATACAATATCGAGACCCAAGAGCTAGCCCCGAGTACGCTCCACCTAAAGGTCCTAAACGAATCGCAACGTTTGCGAGACCTATTGCCCGAGTTCGACTGGCAGGCTATCGATGGCGACCTCGAAGTGAGCGGACCCGCGACTGATCCGCAATTCGCTGGCAGCCTGCAGCTCGACTCCGTGAAGTTTCCGCAAACTCAGATGCTCTCCCTCGATGCTCAGGTAAACGGTCGACTCTCCAGCCTTACCGCCGAACTTGCCGCTCGTACCGAGTTAGAAAAACTGAATCTGGCGCTCGCGGTGGAACGAGGGTCCGAAGCGATGAAGTTGACTCTCAATCAACTGGCCCTCGCCCTGATCGATGGGGCACCAATCCTGACTCTAGATCAGCCAGCGACAGTTGAAATGGACAACGAAACGGGCGATGCCACCTTGGCGAATATTGCTTTAGACGGCTCAAACGGCGAGCAGCTCCAGCTGTCGAGCTTCCTGCTTTCCTCTGCCAGCTTCGATATTCAAGCGACCGCCTCGAATTTCCGGACCGACATTTTCAACAACTGGTTAGCTACCCCTGTTCCGAATTTTAGCATCCAGGAACTCGATACAGATATCCATCTTACCGAAGACGCGTCCGAAATAAAGACATCCGGATCAGCCGCATGGGCTATCACCGACACCAGTACTATCGGCCTGAACTGGACAGCTAACTCCAATCCAGAAAGTCGAAACAACATCAATATCGATCACCTCGAAATCGGCGCTGACTCGAAGCATATCCTCGTGGCCGAAGGTCAATTTCCCATATCCATTTATTGGGCACAAAAAGCGATCAAGACGGAGATACTTCACGACGCGCCTGTCGCTTTCTCGTTGGAATCATCTCCTCACCCAGATTTTTGGAATTCACTGGCCAAAGTGGTACCAGTCGCGCTCAAGAAACCAGTCATCCGAGCAAATCTCGAAGGTACGCTCGACAACCCGACCGGCCACATAAACTTGCAGTTAGCCTCCCTGGACTGGACCCATCCGACCGAACCTAGCAGAAGCCTCAGCCTCCGTGACTTCAAGACCACTCTCGATGCCGATTCGGATGGAATTGAGATCTCGCAGCTCGAGGCGCACTTCGGAAACAACATCATTACTGCCAATGCCACCCTGCCACTCGGCGATACAACACTCCTGCAGGCTGCCCAGAACGCGACGGCACTCGATCTCGCCCCCCTCACCGGACACGCAAGAATTGAGCTCGTCGAGTTCGCAGCCCTTAAAGCCTGGCTTCCACCAATCATTCGCCAGGAGGGAAAAGCTATCGTCGATGCCAACTTCGAAAACGGGAAAATTTCCGCCGTGGCTGAAATCGAAAACTTAGCCACACGACCGGCTCCACCTCTAAGCGCCATGTCCAAAATTTCTGGGCGAGTCCGCTACGAAGAGGGAATCGTGACCGTTGAAAAACTGACGGGTACCGCCGAAAAAAGCCCCTTCAGTCTCGCTGGTACCGCGGACATAAACGATATCGAGCGACCGCGCCTCGATCTGAAGTTCACGAGCAAGGAGTTTCCGATGCTACGCGACGACGGTCTCGTGATGAGCGGTGACATCGACGTGGCAGTAGTATCGCCCGACAAAGCCCCGCCGCAGATCAAAGGTTCAGTCATGCTGACTAAAGGACTATTTCTGGTTGAGCCCAACCTGATCGCGAGCTCGGCTAAAACCGTCAGCACACGCCCACCCTACTTCGCAGTTGAACAGGAACCGTTCAAAGATTGGGGGCTCAACCTGACGATTCGCGGTGATGAATTTCTACGCGTCTCCAACTCCTTCTTTGAAGGCACACTTTCCGCCGATTTCGTTCTGGAAGGCAGCCTCGGCACTCCACTCCTGATCGGTAAAGCGGAGACGAACTCAGGACGGGTCATCTTCCCCGCCAGCTCCTTGAACCTAAAGAACGGTCAAGCTCTGATCACCCGCGATCGTCCGTCCGAACTCCAGCTAGAAGCGATCGCTGAAGGTCGCCTCTTCGCATACGATGTCAGCCTCGACGTCAGTGGCACCGTCGACGATATCGAACTCGTGATCACTTCAAACCCGGCTCTTACGCAGGTGGACGCACTCCTTCTCCTAACCACCGGCACCGTACCGGACAGCTCCGGCAGCCTTGCCCAAAATTCCGCAAGCTCACTCGGGATGTTTATCGGCAAAGGCCTATTTAGAAAACTAACCGGGGGAAACAGCGACTCAGCAAGTAAGCTGAATGTGGAAGTGGGACAGGAGATCTCGCACCAAGGCAAGAAAACGATAAACGCCACTTACCAGCTCAGCGAGACCCTCGAAGTCGAGGGTGAGTACGACAAACGAGACGAATTTAACGGCAACCTTAAATGGACCTTCTTCAGACGATAA
- a CDS encoding DMT family transporter, which produces MNWVYEAVASALFLGVYDVFKKRSVMDNAVIPALYISVCTGASLWIPWVIWSSQGETPFPFLQVESLQLVDHLRLLLKSTIVSVSWVLSYFALKHLPVSLAGGIRATGPFWTLLAAVVIFTERPNGLQWWGIAVTLLSFVALSFAGKREGFVFHRNRWVFCMIGGTLAGTVSGLYDKYLMGTLGYQASTVQAWFSIYLVVVMFPMMLGWWRRWWPRGAFEWRWSMPLIGVSLLVADYLYFQALRDEDAMISVVSCLRRGGVLVSFTAGYFLFKERNYRAKTPCVLGILLGVVLIVLAR; this is translated from the coding sequence ATGAATTGGGTATACGAAGCAGTAGCGAGCGCCTTGTTTTTAGGGGTGTACGACGTTTTTAAGAAGCGTTCAGTCATGGATAACGCCGTCATTCCGGCCCTGTACATCAGTGTGTGCACTGGAGCGTCGCTTTGGATTCCGTGGGTGATTTGGTCCAGCCAAGGGGAAACGCCCTTTCCATTCCTTCAGGTGGAGTCGCTGCAATTGGTCGACCATCTCCGGCTTCTGCTCAAATCAACGATCGTCTCGGTTTCATGGGTTTTGTCCTACTTCGCTCTGAAGCACTTGCCGGTATCGCTGGCGGGTGGAATTCGCGCTACGGGGCCGTTTTGGACTCTCCTTGCTGCGGTCGTCATCTTCACCGAAAGGCCCAATGGGCTCCAATGGTGGGGGATCGCGGTGACCTTGCTTTCGTTTGTTGCCCTATCCTTTGCCGGTAAGCGCGAAGGCTTCGTTTTCCACCGGAACAGGTGGGTCTTTTGTATGATTGGCGGGACTTTGGCTGGCACTGTTAGTGGCTTGTACGACAAGTATCTGATGGGGACGCTGGGCTATCAGGCTTCCACTGTACAGGCTTGGTTTTCAATTTACCTAGTCGTCGTGATGTTTCCCATGATGTTGGGCTGGTGGCGTCGGTGGTGGCCGCGAGGAGCGTTTGAATGGCGCTGGTCTATGCCGCTGATTGGCGTCTCGCTCTTGGTGGCGGACTACCTCTATTTTCAGGCTCTGCGGGATGAGGATGCGATGATCTCAGTGGTTTCCTGTCTGCGGAGGGGCGGCGTTTTAGTCAGTTTCACAGCGGGGTATTTCCTTTTCAAAGAAAGAAACTATCGAGCCAAGACGCCTTGTGTTCTCGGTATCCTGCTTGGGGTGGTCTTGATCGTCCTCGCCCGCTAG
- a CDS encoding DNA alkylation repair protein: protein MPKKSNAEAAPKSDAHNETSGPQPFKNLISPAVVRKLAELVREAYPDFKHRRFSKRCLEKLDSLELKARAQHIGEMLWEELPSEPETALDIVRRAIESLPTLEEDTSFDTWLFFPLNSLLSAHGTKSWKASMKLIPEVTKRFTAEFGIRVFLNTDHDRILPHLEKWAADPDPNLRRLVSEGTRSRLPWGEQIPAFKKDPSYVLPLLETLRDDPSEYVRRSVANNLNDISKDNPQVTLKIARRWLQDATPQRRRLVKHACRTLIKKGDAECLKLLGYGSPKIAIRHFSVSPESIQLGEKLKLSVELESTQSAEQQLIIDYRFHLVKASGSTAPKVFKGAIATLPGKSKKTVIKYFHLKPISTRRYYTGSNSVDLLINGKNLATVTFHLTVP from the coding sequence ATGCCAAAAAAATCGAACGCTGAAGCCGCCCCAAAGAGCGACGCCCACAACGAGACTAGCGGACCCCAACCGTTCAAAAACCTGATCAGCCCCGCGGTCGTTCGCAAACTGGCTGAGTTGGTCCGCGAGGCGTACCCGGATTTCAAACACCGCAGATTTTCCAAGCGATGCCTGGAGAAACTCGATTCCCTTGAGCTCAAAGCTCGAGCCCAGCACATCGGAGAAATGCTTTGGGAAGAGCTGCCGTCCGAGCCGGAAACAGCTTTAGATATCGTCCGCCGAGCGATCGAATCGCTTCCCACCCTCGAAGAGGACACCAGCTTCGATACTTGGCTGTTTTTCCCGCTCAACTCATTGCTGAGCGCTCACGGGACAAAATCTTGGAAGGCATCCATGAAACTCATCCCAGAGGTCACGAAGCGCTTCACAGCCGAATTTGGAATCCGAGTTTTTCTGAACACCGATCACGATCGCATTTTGCCACATCTGGAAAAATGGGCTGCGGATCCTGACCCCAACTTGCGACGGCTGGTTTCCGAGGGCACCCGCTCACGCTTGCCCTGGGGCGAGCAAATTCCGGCCTTCAAAAAAGATCCAAGCTACGTGCTTCCTCTCCTAGAAACCCTTCGCGACGATCCATCCGAATACGTCCGCCGATCCGTAGCCAACAACCTCAACGACATTTCCAAAGACAACCCGCAAGTCACATTGAAAATTGCCAGACGATGGTTGCAAGACGCCACGCCGCAGCGACGTCGCCTCGTCAAACACGCCTGCCGGACATTAATAAAAAAAGGCGACGCGGAATGCCTAAAGTTGCTCGGATATGGTTCACCCAAAATCGCTATCCGCCACTTTTCAGTTTCTCCCGAGTCAATCCAGCTTGGCGAGAAACTGAAACTGTCCGTCGAACTTGAATCTACGCAATCCGCTGAACAACAATTGATTATCGACTATCGTTTCCATTTGGTCAAAGCGAGCGGAAGCACCGCCCCCAAGGTATTCAAAGGCGCCATTGCGACACTTCCCGGAAAGTCGAAAAAGACCGTGATAAAATACTTTCACCTGAAACCAATTTCCACTCGTAGATACTACACAGGTAGCAACTCGGTCGATTTGCTCATTAATGGCAAAAACCTAGCTACCGTAACATTTCATCTCACCGTTCCTTGA
- a CDS encoding BamA/TamA family outer membrane protein has translation MSPFRRSTFIIAALFVSAFAATESLAKPVKVKGFGLFGNAELRSALTLLDIGDGDLSAQKMDDGAFLLLTRLTQNGYLDATVSAEYEMEDGSINDVEWRAPFEAKIPEDVVAQKIRYTVNPNTLYYYDTVEIEGLSSIDTDEAKAYIIPDTALYSRKKDKSYSPNIVSNHQKQLAAVLATLGRIDAKVTIKSTDIDRETGAVDVVFSVNEGPLYEIEQVEIHYLEKEKEPEIEQLEVDRVYTRTWVEDQIRNLRNKSYNLGYPDTSVSSRIAKSEPEGDTIQVYLQFDVRRGAKYTLSGVEHVGATDTHTPLLNRKADLEIGEELDITETEAARRNLSRLGIFDRIDLRYEDDGEGQRKAVYEYTNGDRVQAQLLFGYGSYEQFRGGFLAERDNLFGRAHTLSFSAIQSLKSTSGGIDYTVPDIFGENITGTFELNYLDRQEINFDRTEQGVTLGLFTRLTKLKVDVGLDYAFELKESSNPELGEELGLGEANVGSISLRASRSTLDNLLYPTDGYELTGTIQYAGTSLGGETDFIKPELSAAIHQRVGSRWIFHLGARGGIIGDNAENLSYSDRFIVGGENSIRGYRRGGAAPIVDGNLKNPLAYAQLNMEVEYPILDQLNVVLFSDSLRTWVDEVSMDNYIYEDLFSVGLGLRYNTIIGPVRLEYGHNLNPRPEDPEGTFHLSIGFPF, from the coding sequence GTGTCTCCCTTCCGCCGCTCTACATTTATAATCGCTGCCTTATTCGTATCCGCTTTCGCGGCGACGGAATCTTTGGCCAAGCCCGTGAAGGTTAAAGGCTTTGGTCTATTCGGAAATGCCGAGCTCCGAAGTGCCCTTACTCTGCTAGACATAGGCGATGGCGATCTGAGCGCTCAAAAAATGGATGATGGAGCCTTTCTGCTCCTCACACGATTAACACAAAATGGCTACCTCGACGCCACAGTCTCCGCTGAATATGAGATGGAGGACGGCTCAATCAACGATGTCGAGTGGAGAGCTCCTTTCGAAGCAAAAATACCAGAAGACGTAGTCGCTCAGAAAATACGCTACACCGTAAATCCAAACACCTTGTATTACTACGACACGGTTGAAATCGAGGGATTGAGCTCCATCGACACCGATGAAGCGAAGGCCTACATCATCCCAGACACAGCTCTGTATTCTAGGAAGAAAGACAAATCCTACTCTCCCAACATCGTCTCCAACCATCAGAAACAACTCGCAGCTGTCCTCGCGACGCTTGGTAGAATTGACGCAAAGGTAACGATTAAATCGACCGATATCGATCGGGAAACTGGTGCCGTTGATGTCGTTTTTTCCGTCAACGAAGGTCCCCTCTACGAAATAGAACAAGTCGAGATCCACTATCTCGAAAAGGAAAAGGAGCCTGAGATCGAGCAACTCGAAGTGGATCGGGTGTACACGAGAACCTGGGTAGAGGATCAGATACGAAACCTTCGAAATAAGTCCTACAATCTTGGATACCCAGACACTAGCGTAAGCAGCCGTATCGCAAAATCAGAGCCAGAAGGCGACACCATCCAAGTGTATCTCCAATTCGATGTCCGTCGAGGCGCCAAATACACTCTTTCCGGCGTCGAACATGTCGGAGCGACCGATACGCATACACCTCTATTAAATAGAAAAGCAGATCTCGAAATCGGAGAAGAACTCGACATTACCGAAACCGAGGCCGCTCGCAGAAACCTCTCAAGACTGGGGATTTTCGACCGGATCGATTTGCGCTACGAAGACGATGGAGAAGGCCAGCGAAAAGCCGTCTACGAATATACCAACGGTGATCGCGTCCAAGCCCAGTTGCTGTTTGGATACGGCAGCTACGAACAATTCAGAGGAGGTTTTCTGGCAGAAAGGGATAATCTTTTTGGAAGGGCTCACACACTTTCCTTCTCGGCTATCCAATCGCTTAAGTCCACGAGCGGGGGAATCGACTACACCGTACCTGACATATTCGGAGAGAATATAACAGGTACCTTCGAGCTCAACTATCTCGACCGGCAAGAGATCAATTTCGACCGCACTGAACAAGGGGTGACCTTGGGCCTCTTCACTCGTCTCACGAAACTTAAAGTCGACGTCGGACTGGACTATGCATTTGAGCTGAAGGAATCCAGCAATCCGGAATTGGGCGAAGAGCTCGGACTCGGCGAGGCGAACGTGGGAAGTATTTCGCTTCGGGCTTCGCGAAGCACATTGGATAATCTCTTGTACCCAACTGACGGTTACGAGCTAACGGGAACAATCCAGTACGCTGGGACTTCTCTCGGAGGGGAAACTGATTTCATCAAACCAGAGTTGAGTGCCGCGATACACCAACGCGTCGGAAGCCGCTGGATTTTTCACCTCGGAGCACGTGGAGGCATCATAGGAGACAATGCAGAAAATCTATCTTACTCCGACCGTTTCATTGTAGGCGGGGAAAACTCGATACGTGGATACCGCCGCGGTGGCGCTGCGCCGATCGTCGACGGAAACCTTAAGAATCCACTCGCTTACGCTCAACTCAACATGGAGGTTGAATACCCGATCCTCGATCAGTTGAACGTAGTCCTCTTCTCCGATTCACTTCGAACTTGGGTAGATGAAGTATCCATGGATAACTACATCTACGAGGACTTGTTCAGTGTCGGACTCGGACTCCGTTACAACACCATCATCGGGCCCGTGCGCTTGGAATATGGCCACAACCTAAACCCGCGCCCCGAGGACCCAGAGGGCACCTTTCACCTCTCCATAGGCTTCCCGTTCTGA